The Acidimicrobiales bacterium sequence GCGCGAAGGTGACGTGCATCTTGGTGCCGTCGAGGACGACGTCGTCGCCGTCGACGGTCGCCGTCAGCTGGACACCCTTCGGCGAGTAGCCGTTGCCGGGCTCGAGCCAGGCGGGCGTGATGATCGTGTCGCCGGACGCGATGCCGGGGAGCAGGTCAGCCTGCTGCTGGCCCGACCCCGCCCGGACCAGGGCGCCGGCTGCCAGCACGCAGCTCTCGAAGTGGGGAACCGGGGCCAGGGCCCGACCGAGCTCCTCGTAGATCACGACACCCTCGAGCATCGTCATGCCCGAGCCACCGTGTTCCTCGGGAACCATCAGCCCGTTGACACCGAGTTCGCCGAACTGCTGCCACAGCTCGCGGGCGACGCCGTCGGGATCGTCCTCCAGCTCCCGCACCTTCTCGAGGGGCGCAGCCTGCTGGCACACACCGCGCACCATGTCGCGGAGCATGTCCTGTTCTTCGGTGAAATCGAGGTTCAGCATCAGGGTGTCCAGTTCTGGCCCTTGCGGGCCCACGGGTTGTCGTTCTCGTCGGTCGGCACGGCGACCGAGGCCGTGCAGGTACAGCAGACGCGGTCGCCGGCATCGTCGTCCGGGACCGAGACCGTGATGTCGACGTCGGCCCAGCCGCAACCGGCGTCGTCGGTGCGCACGTCGGTGACCGTGCCGGTGAAGACCATGTGGTCGTCGGGGTACACGGAGTCCCGCATGCGGAACGTCATCCGGCCGATCCGACCCCGAGGGCCGGTCCAGTCGGTGATGAACCGCTCGAACCAGGCGGCCAGGTTCGGCGTGTTCAGGAAGATGTCCTGGGTGCCGTTGCGGACGGTCGCGAACTTGTAGTCGTGGTGCATCGGCCGCCAGTCGCGGCTGGCGAGCGCGCCGAGGACGACCGTGGTGGCGGTCACGTCGTAGCCGAGCTCGGGGAGCGCCTGTCCCGCGTCGATCTGGTCGAGGGTGAGGGTCATGACGCCTCCGTTCCGTCCGGCCGCCGGTAGCCGAAGCCGGTATAGCTCTCGATGCCGACGAGGTCGCCGCGCTGGTTGTGGTACTCGATGTCGATCACCCAGAAGCGGCCGGTGCCGAGCTTGGTGGTCTTCTCGTCGCTGATCGAGCGCAGCACCTGATGGTGTGAGATCACGTCGCCGGGCCGCACGGGCTCGTGCAGGATCAGCGTGTTGTCGCTCATGATCGCCTCGGGGAGGTCGAGCTTCTCCTTGAGGTCGAAGTGGACCTGGAGGGCGACCTGCTCCTCGGTGGCGCCCGGCTCCCAGCGGTGTGGTCGCATCCACAACGACAGGGTCGTCGGCGGGACGGTCATCCCGTCCGTCAACTCGTCGGCGACGGCCTGATCCCAGTACAGCGGATTGCCGTTCTCGGTGGCCGAGAGCGTGTTGTACGAGTAGCTGAGCTCCACGGGGAACGTCGCCGTCTTCGGATACTGGTTCTGTCCGATGAGGGCGGTGATGTCAGCGGGGAGATCGCTCATGCGATCACTCCTTCCTCGGCGAGGGCCGCGATGCGGGCGTCGTCGTAGCCGGCCGCGGCCAGCAGCTCGACGGTGTCGGTGACGCTTCCCTCCCGCACGGGGTAGGGCCCGTCGGGTCGCGTCGTGCCCGCCCAGACGGGCCCGGTCTGGCGGAAGCGACCCTCGGTTTCGTGGTCGGCTTCGACGACCATGCCGCGCGCCACGTACTGCTGGTCGTCGATCGCCTCGGCCACCGTGTTCACGGGGGCCACGCAGCAGTCGGCCGGGCCGAGCCGGGCCGCCCACTCGTCGCGGGTCCTCGTGGCGAGCACGGCCGCGATCGCGGCGCGGATCTCGTCCTGACGGTCGTCGTCCATCTGCGCGTCCACGAACTGCTCGAGGTCGAGCTCGCGGCACAGGTTGCGCCAGAAGGCCGGCTCGATCGCGCCGACCGACAGGTGCCGCCCGTCGGCGCAGGTGTAGATCTCGTAGCAGGCGTACCTGCCGGTGAGGATGTAGTGCCCCGGGCCGGGCTCGGTACCGGTGGCGAGGTACTCGTCGACGTACAACGACATCAGGCCGAACGTGCCGTCGGCGATCGACACGTCGAGATACTCGCCCTCACCGGTGCGCTCGCGGCGCAACAAACCGGCCATGATCGCCATCACCGCGTGCATCCCGCCGGCGGCGATGTCGGCCACCGTTGCGCCGGGGAGCGGCGGAGATCCGTCCGCCCGGCGGCCCGTGCAGTCGAGGTAGCCGGACACGGCCAGATAGTTGACGTCGTGGGCGGCCCAGGCGGACTGGGGTCCGCTCTGGCCGAAGCCGCTGGTCGAGCAGTAGACGATGCGGGGGTTGACGGCGCGCACGGCCTCGTAGCCGATGCCGAGCCGGTCGACGACGCCCGGGCGGAAGCTCTCGAGGACGACGTCGGCGTCGCGGGCGAGGGCGAGGAACGCCTCGCGGCCGTCGTCCGCCTTCAGGTCCAGCAGGGCCCGCTTCATGAGCCGATGCCCCGAGTAGGCGTAGTACGGCGGCGTGATCTGCACGCCCCCGTGCTTCGGTGTGGCGCCGAGCTTCACGACCTCCGCCCCGTAGTCCGACAGCATGCGCGACGCGCGCGCCCCGGGGCCGACCGAGGCGAAGTCGAGGACGCGGATGCCGTCGAGTGCTGGCGTCATGGACTCAGAAGTTCTTCGGAAGCCCCATCGCCCGGCGGGCGATGATGTTCTTCTGGATCTCCGACGAACCGCCGCCGATCGTGTCGATCACGGTGTAGCGGTAGGTCGACTCGGACCGGCCCTTCATCGGGGCGTCCTCGGTGTGGACCCGCAGCTGCGAGCCGGGGCCACCGATGTCCATCGCCGCATCAGCGAGCCGCTTCGACAGCTCGGTGGCGAAGAGCTTGTACTCGGACGCCTCCACGGTCGGCGGCTGGAAGCCCTCCTTGCCGGCCTTCACCGCGTGCTCCACCTTCACCGCCTCGGCCACGAACTTCAGTCCCATGACCCGGGCGACCTCGGCGTCGGTGTGGAGCTTGGCGAGACGGGCCCGGATCCGCGGGTCGTCCTTGAGCGGCACGCCGTCGCGGCTCTCGGTGTTCACATAGTCCGTGAGCACGTCGAGGCGCTGGAGGATCGGCGACATCGTGAACATCGTGAAGCGCTCGAGATCGAGGGCCTGGCTGATGTAGCGAAAGCCGTAGTTGACCTGTCCGACGACATAGTCGTCCGACACGAAGACGTCGTCGAACCACACCTCGTTGGTGCGCTCGTCGCCCATCGTCCAGATGCCGTTGATCGTGATGCCTTCCTGATCGAGGGGCACGAGCATGAGCGTGATGCCCATGTGCTTGTTGTCCGGATCGGTGCGGGCGCCGACCCAGTACCACTCGGCGAAGTGGGCGGAGGTGGTCCAGGTCTTCTGGCCGTTGAGGAGCCAGCCGTCCTCGCCGGCGTCGCTCGTGATGCGCTCGGCCTTGAGCCGCATGGACGCCGCGTCGGACCCGGCGTCGGGCTCCGAGTAGCCGACCGCGAACTCGACGTCGTTCTCGAGGATCTGGGGCAGGAACTCGGCCTTGAGCTTGTCGGAGCCGTGGGCGATCAGCGTCTTGCCGATGATGCCGACGCCCTTGCCGATCTGGGGACCGCCCCGGCCGGCGAGCTGCTCGTTGAGGATGTATTCGTAGACACCCTCGCCGTCGGATCCGCCGTACTCCTCGGGCCAGGTGATGCCGAGCCAGCCCTTGTGGCCCAGCGACTTCATGAACGCCCGTCGCTTCGGCGTGTCCACGATCTGCGCCATGTTCTCGCGGGTGACGTCGAAGACGTCGGGGTCGTCGTTGGCGTCGAGGAACTCCTTCACATCCACCGCGAACTGTTGTTGCTCCGGCGT is a genomic window containing:
- a CDS encoding acyl-CoA dehydrogenase family protein; the protein is MDFEFTPEQQQFAVDVKEFLDANDDPDVFDVTRENMAQIVDTPKRRAFMKSLGHKGWLGITWPEEYGGSDGEGVYEYILNEQLAGRGGPQIGKGVGIIGKTLIAHGSDKLKAEFLPQILENDVEFAVGYSEPDAGSDAASMRLKAERITSDAGEDGWLLNGQKTWTTSAHFAEWYWVGARTDPDNKHMGITLMLVPLDQEGITINGIWTMGDERTNEVWFDDVFVSDDYVVGQVNYGFRYISQALDLERFTMFTMSPILQRLDVLTDYVNTESRDGVPLKDDPRIRARLAKLHTDAEVARVMGLKFVAEAVKVEHAVKAGKEGFQPPTVEASEYKLFATELSKRLADAAMDIGGPGSQLRVHTEDAPMKGRSESTYRYTVIDTIGGGSSEIQKNIIARRAMGLPKNF
- a CDS encoding MaoC family dehydratase N-terminal domain-containing protein encodes the protein MSDLPADITALIGQNQYPKTATFPVELSYSYNTLSATENGNPLYWDQAVADELTDGMTVPPTTLSLWMRPHRWEPGATEEQVALQVHFDLKEKLDLPEAIMSDNTLILHEPVRPGDVISHHQVLRSISDEKTTKLGTGRFWVIDIEYHNQRGDLVGIESYTGFGYRRPDGTEAS
- a CDS encoding CaiB/BaiF CoA-transferase family protein — its product is MTPALDGIRVLDFASVGPGARASRMLSDYGAEVVKLGATPKHGGVQITPPYYAYSGHRLMKRALLDLKADDGREAFLALARDADVVLESFRPGVVDRLGIGYEAVRAVNPRIVYCSTSGFGQSGPQSAWAAHDVNYLAVSGYLDCTGRRADGSPPLPGATVADIAAGGMHAVMAIMAGLLRRERTGEGEYLDVSIADGTFGLMSLYVDEYLATGTEPGPGHYILTGRYACYEIYTCADGRHLSVGAIEPAFWRNLCRELDLEQFVDAQMDDDRQDEIRAAIAAVLATRTRDEWAARLGPADCCVAPVNTVAEAIDDQQYVARGMVVEADHETEGRFRQTGPVWAGTTRPDGPYPVREGSVTDTVELLAAAGYDDARIAALAEEGVIA